Proteins from a single region of Schistocerca gregaria isolate iqSchGreg1 chromosome 3, iqSchGreg1.2, whole genome shotgun sequence:
- the LOC126353979 gene encoding NADH-ubiquinone oxidoreductase chain 5-like — protein MAGLGANFEFDLKKIIALSTLRQLGLIIRILAIGYPKLAFFHLLAHALFKALLFICAGSIIHNLKDSQDIRLIGSIVNFIPVTSVYFNVSSLSLCGIPFLAGFYSKDLILEMGGLR, from the coding sequence atggctggattgggcgctaattttgagtttgatttaaagaagattattgctctttctactttaagacaacttggtttaataataagaattttggctataggttatccaaagcttgcattttttcatttattggctcatgctttatttaaggcattattatttatatgtgcaggttcaataattcataatttgaaggattctcaggatattcgtttaataggatcaattgttaatttcatacctgtaacttcagtttattttaatgtttctagtttatctttgtgtggaataccttttttagcgggattttattcaaaggatttaattcttgagatgggtggtttaagatga